Proteins co-encoded in one Alphaproteobacteria bacterium PA2 genomic window:
- a CDS encoding threonine transporter RhtB — MTFPLDLARLPGFVAAVALAELTPGPNMAYLTLVSTRWGRRAGFVTVAGVTLGLSVYMLLAVAGLGQAIISAPLLYDGLRWAGVGYLVWLAWESWRVTSVPTSEAGEPEGKGLFVRGLTTNLLNPKILILYTALLPGFTNPGLGRLGWQVLNLGLIHLAISLVIHSSLVMLGDRAHHFAKPEARGHTWLQGLMAGCLLVLAGWLAWETGRPTLP; from the coding sequence ATGACCTTCCCCCTGGATCTCGCGCGTCTGCCTGGCTTCGTGGCTGCGGTGGCCCTGGCGGAACTGACGCCTGGACCGAACATGGCCTATCTGACCCTGGTTTCCACCCGGTGGGGTCGAAGGGCGGGTTTCGTCACGGTCGCCGGCGTCACTTTGGGGCTCAGCGTCTACATGCTGCTGGCCGTCGCGGGCCTGGGCCAGGCCATCATCTCAGCGCCCCTGCTCTATGACGGCCTCAGGTGGGCGGGTGTCGGATATCTGGTCTGGCTTGCCTGGGAATCCTGGCGGGTGACCAGCGTGCCCACGTCTGAAGCTGGGGAACCCGAAGGGAAGGGTCTCTTTGTCAGGGGCCTGACCACCAACCTGCTCAATCCCAAGATACTGATCCTCTACACCGCCCTATTGCCGGGCTTCACCAATCCAGGCCTGGGCCGCCTGGGCTGGCAGGTCCTGAACCTGGGTCTGATCCACCTGGCCATCAGCCTGGTGATCCATTCCAGCCTGGTGATGCTGGGCGACCGGGCCCACCATTTCGCCAAACCTGAAGCCAGGGGTCATACCTGGCTTCAGGGACTGATGGCCGGATGCCTGCTGGTCCTGGCTGGGTGGCTGGCCTGGGAAACCGGCCGGCCGACACTTCCATAG
- a CDS encoding 16S rRNA (uracil(1498)-N(3))-methyltransferase, protein MIRLLVTSPLSADFALPLDDGQSRYLTQVMRKGVGDEVLVFNGADGEWQCAIEQVGKRFVILRTRSQTRPQTPTPDLILLIALIKRGRLETVVEKASELGAAEVWPVVTERASVERAREDRLRLIANEAAEQTGRLDTPGIRATAKLDKVLADWDKTWPQGRKLLFCDEAGDAGMASDVLAGQSSGPWAILIGPEGGFSPSERARLRALPFTVPVSLGPRILRADTAAISAMTLWQSRLGDWPLVM, encoded by the coding sequence ATGATCCGCCTTCTCGTAACTTCGCCGCTCAGCGCAGATTTCGCCTTGCCGCTGGATGATGGCCAGAGCCGCTATCTTACCCAGGTCATGCGCAAGGGGGTCGGCGATGAGGTGCTGGTTTTCAACGGGGCCGACGGCGAGTGGCAGTGCGCCATCGAGCAGGTGGGCAAGCGGTTTGTCATTCTGCGGACCAGGAGCCAGACCCGACCCCAGACCCCAACCCCGGACCTCATCCTGCTGATCGCCCTGATCAAGCGGGGTCGGCTGGAGACGGTGGTGGAGAAGGCCTCGGAACTGGGCGCGGCCGAGGTCTGGCCGGTGGTGACCGAGCGGGCCAGTGTTGAACGGGCGCGGGAGGACCGGCTTCGCCTGATCGCCAATGAGGCGGCGGAACAGACCGGTCGGCTGGATACGCCCGGGATCAGGGCGACCGCAAAGCTCGACAAGGTTCTGGCCGACTGGGACAAGACCTGGCCCCAAGGCCGGAAGCTGCTGTTCTGTGATGAGGCGGGCGACGCCGGCATGGCGTCGGATGTCCTGGCTGGCCAGTCGTCCGGGCCATGGGCCATTCTCATTGGGCCTGAAGGCGGATTTTCGCCGTCGGAGAGGGCCCGCCTGCGCGCCTTGCCTTTTACTGTGCCGGTCAGCCTGGGGCCGCGCATACTTCGAGCCGACACTGCGGCCATAAGCGCCATGACGCTCTGGCAGTCGCGGCTCGGTGACTGGCCTTTGGTGATGTAA
- a CDS encoding alpha/beta hydrolase: MPSFEHDGLALAYDDITPQGGADRTLVLVHGFASNRMEGWKRTGWYAALERRRTRLVAIDQRGHGESAKPHESDAYSRAKFSGDLIALLDHLGLGQVDLFGYSMGARTVLATALADPNRVSNLILGGVGGAMITERPVSTSGMSMAEAMLAESPDDITEPMLKSFRHFADEQGEDRKALAACTGAVNPPWNPDDFFALRMPVLVVTGQRDSLAGNPEDLANAFPFGKAAILPGCDHFNAIPHGLTKAAVFDFLDGVEDDPWGR, from the coding sequence ATGCCCAGCTTTGAACACGACGGTCTGGCCCTGGCCTATGACGACATCACCCCCCAAGGGGGCGCTGACCGGACCCTGGTCCTGGTGCACGGCTTCGCCTCCAACCGGATGGAGGGCTGGAAGCGGACCGGCTGGTATGCGGCTCTGGAACGGCGGAGGACGCGGCTGGTGGCCATCGACCAACGCGGCCACGGCGAAAGCGCCAAGCCCCATGAGTCAGACGCCTACAGCCGGGCGAAATTCTCGGGCGACCTGATAGCCCTGCTGGACCATCTGGGCCTGGGGCAGGTGGACCTGTTCGGCTATTCCATGGGCGCCCGCACCGTGCTGGCCACTGCCCTGGCAGATCCCAACCGGGTGTCGAACCTGATCCTTGGCGGGGTGGGCGGCGCCATGATCACCGAGCGTCCGGTCTCAACCAGCGGAATGTCCATGGCGGAGGCCATGCTGGCCGAAAGTCCGGATGACATCACCGAGCCCATGCTCAAGAGCTTCCGGCACTTCGCCGACGAACAGGGCGAGGACCGCAAGGCCCTCGCCGCCTGCACCGGGGCTGTCAATCCACCCTGGAACCCGGACGACTTCTTCGCCCTGCGCATGCCGGTTCTGGTGGTCACAGGCCAGAGGGACAGCCTGGCCGGAAACCCCGAGGACCTGGCCAACGCCTTCCCGTTCGGCAAGGCTGCCATCCTGCCCGGCTGCGATCACTTCAACGCCATACCGCACGGCCTGACCAAGGCGGCGGTGTTCGACTTCCTGGACGGCGTCGAGGACGACCCCTGGGGACGCTAG
- a CDS encoding enterobactin esterase gives MTEPSATLPELKPVTVVGARQWDFTSTRNGRTYRIFLWVPEVDPPEGGFPVIYALDANIQFPMTSDMVRTWSLGGAIRPAVVVGIGYPTNRLTEALVLRFRDLSLPATAEWMESSVHPLGGITPEQVGGVDDFLAVIEDEIKPAVAALAPVDPAEQTLMGHSLGGLTVLRALFTRPESYARFVAASPSIWWADKAILQDESAFAARVTAGEIAPKIQILAGGMEQSVDTAAVNHFKSRETAQAVVEYCAMVDNAQTLADRLAALKGAEGYEISTFTFEGEGHSSVVPAVVSRGLMFALRF, from the coding sequence ATGACTGAACCCTCTGCAACCCTGCCAGAACTCAAACCCGTCACCGTTGTCGGCGCGCGGCAGTGGGACTTCACCTCCACGCGCAATGGCCGCACCTATCGGATCTTCCTCTGGGTCCCGGAGGTCGATCCCCCCGAAGGCGGGTTTCCGGTGATCTATGCCCTGGACGCCAACATCCAGTTTCCGATGACCAGCGACATGGTCAGGACCTGGAGCCTTGGCGGCGCCATCCGGCCCGCCGTCGTGGTCGGGATCGGCTATCCCACCAACCGTCTGACCGAGGCCCTGGTGCTGAGGTTCAGGGATCTCAGCCTGCCGGCCACGGCGGAATGGATGGAGTCCAGCGTCCACCCCCTGGGCGGAATAACCCCTGAGCAGGTGGGCGGTGTTGATGATTTTCTCGCCGTCATCGAGGACGAGATCAAACCAGCGGTCGCCGCCCTGGCTCCGGTCGATCCGGCGGAACAGACCTTGATGGGCCACTCTCTCGGCGGTCTGACAGTCCTTCGCGCGCTGTTCACCCGTCCCGAATCCTATGCCCGCTTCGTGGCCGCCAGTCCGTCCATCTGGTGGGCCGACAAGGCCATATTGCAGGATGAATCTGCCTTCGCGGCGCGGGTTACAGCCGGTGAGATCGCGCCGAAAATCCAGATCCTGGCCGGCGGCATGGAGCAATCGGTGGACACAGCAGCGGTCAACCACTTCAAGTCCCGGGAGACCGCTCAAGCCGTGGTCGAATACTGCGCCATGGTGGACAACGCCCAGACCCTGGCCGACCGCCTGGCCGCCCTGAAGGGCGCCGAAGGATATGAAATCTCGACCTTCACCTTTGAGGGCGAAGGTCACTCCTCGGTAGTTCCGGCCGTCGTCAGCCGCGGCCTGATGTTCGCCCTGCGCTTCTGA